The Vibrio gazogenes DNA segment GTATCTTCCAGACGGACGATACTGGAGCCGACATTCATATATTGGCCGACATAAATATTGCGAATACCCACCGAACCGGAGAAGGGGGCCGTGATTTCACGTCGGGCGATAGTCGCTTTCAAACTTTCGATATCGGCAGACAGAGAGAAATAAGCGGCTTCAGCTTCATCGAAAGATTCTTGAGATAAAGACCCTTTTGCATACAGGCCTCTGTAGCGCTCATATTTTGCTTTCGCCGCAGGTAAACGAGCCTGCGCACTTTTTAAGTTCGCTTTTTCAACAGCCGAATCGAGACTCATCAGCATCTGTCCTTTTTCGACGAAAGCGCCTGACTCGAATGCGATATCTTTAATGACACCACTGGTTTCAGAGGTGAGTGTAACCCCCTGCTTTGGTTCGATAAAACCGATAGCTTCAATAACCGGTGTCCAATCTTGTACTTTAATCTGAGAAACTGTAATCGGAAATGAGGGTTCGGGCATGTTCGCAAAATAGTCATTCATCGCTTTTTGCTTGAACAAGTTGACTCCGATAACACTACCTAACAGCACAATAACAATCAGTAGCATCGAGAGTGTCCATAATAATGTCCGCTTTTTCATTCGATGTTAAACTCCAAGTTTAATGATGAACTAGCCTCAACGAGTTTGTTTCCCCAGTTTGTGCAACAAGATGCTTCTGATAAAAATAAATCCGCTATCAGAATAAGTGGTTCGCTTGATTGCTAACTTTTTGGTATTGAAGCATGAATTAGGTTGCCATTATAGCTTACAGAGTAGCCATATATGCAACACACTTGTGCAGTAAATTATGTAAAAACTCGCATATTTACCCGAGTGGTAAATTTATCAGTCGAGCATTATCATGAGGACCAGTGAATATCCTCATAAACAGTCATCAAGTTCAGAGCAGATGAGATAACGGATGAAGTTAAATCCAAGACAAGATGAAGCCGTCAAATATATATCAGGTCCCTGTTTGGTACTTGCCGGTGCCGGATCAGGTAAGACCAGAGTCATTACCAATAAAGTGGCCTATTTAGTTCAACAGTGTGGCTATAAAGCTCGCAATATTGCTGCAGTGACGTTTACCAATAAAGCTGCCAGAGAAATGAAAGAGCGGGTCGCACAAACATTGGGGAAAAAAGAATCCCGTGGCCTGATGGTTTCAACCTTCCATACACTTGGTTTGAATATCATTCGTCGGGAATATAAAGCACTCGGTCTTAAGGCTGGTTTTTCTTTGTTTGATGATCAGGACCAATTGGCGCTTCTCAAAGCCTTGACGGAAAAACAGATCGATGGGGATAAAGATTTATTGCGTCAGTTG contains these protein-coding regions:
- a CDS encoding efflux RND transporter periplasmic adaptor subunit; this encodes MKKRTLLWTLSMLLIVIVLLGSVIGVNLFKQKAMNDYFANMPEPSFPITVSQIKVQDWTPVIEAIGFIEPKQGVTLTSETSGVIKDIAFESGAFVEKGQMLMSLDSAVEKANLKSAQARLPAAKAKYERYRGLYAKGSLSQESFDEAEAAYFSLSADIESLKATIARREITAPFSGSVGIRNIYVGQYMNVGSSIVRLEDTSVMRLHFTIPQTDLSKISVGQTVNITVDAYPDDSFKGTIKAIEPAVSAQSGLVQVEANIPNSDGKLRSGMFAKANILLPVQKDQVIIPQVAIAYTLYGDSVYVVTEKDGEKRVKQHVIEVGERKKDVAHILSGVKDGDTIVTSGQVRLSNGAKVHVVESDTLTPSSEVPML